The following proteins are co-located in the Shouchella hunanensis genome:
- the hslO gene encoding Hsp33 family molecular chaperone HslO — translation MNDYLVRATAYNGEVRAIALTATDMVSEACRRQGTWPTASAALGRAMMGGTMMASMLKGEAKLTVRIEGNGPIGQVIVDSHADGSTRGTVTNPHVSPDLNSHGKLDVARVVGTDGTLSVVKDLGMKEPFTGSVPLVSGEIGDDFTYYFANSEQTPSSVGVGVLVNPDETILAAGGFVIQMMPGAQESTIIDIEQRLSNVPAVSKLVEKGLSPEEILYTLLGESNVKLLETKPVQFQCSCSKERIANAIISLGQAEIDAMIKEDQGAETTCNFCNETYTFTEDELVSLLDNAK, via the coding sequence ATGAATGATTATTTAGTAAGAGCAACAGCATATAACGGAGAAGTAAGAGCAATTGCTTTAACAGCAACCGATATGGTGTCTGAAGCATGTAGAAGGCAAGGAACATGGCCAACGGCATCAGCTGCTCTTGGTCGTGCGATGATGGGCGGTACAATGATGGCTTCTATGCTAAAGGGTGAGGCGAAATTAACGGTTCGAATCGAAGGAAACGGTCCAATTGGGCAAGTTATTGTTGATAGCCATGCAGATGGATCAACAAGAGGAACGGTAACAAACCCTCACGTCAGTCCTGATTTAAACAGCCACGGTAAATTGGATGTAGCCCGTGTTGTTGGAACGGACGGAACGCTGTCTGTTGTGAAAGATTTAGGAATGAAAGAGCCTTTTACAGGTAGTGTCCCGCTTGTATCTGGGGAAATTGGCGATGATTTCACCTATTACTTCGCTAATTCCGAACAAACGCCATCCTCTGTTGGCGTCGGTGTTCTTGTTAACCCTGATGAAACCATTCTTGCAGCTGGTGGATTCGTCATTCAAATGATGCCAGGAGCGCAAGAAAGTACAATTATTGATATTGAACAACGTTTATCCAATGTCCCTGCTGTTTCGAAGCTTGTTGAAAAGGGTTTATCACCAGAAGAGATTCTTTATACGCTCTTAGGTGAAAGCAATGTAAAGTTACTAGAAACCAAACCTGTACAGTTTCAATGTTCATGTTCAAAAGAAAGAATCGCCAATGCCATTATTAGCTTAGGTCAAGCGGAAATCGACGCGATGATTAAAGAAGATCAAGGAGCCGAGACGACGTGTAATTTTTGTAACGAGACGTATACATTTACAGAAGATGAGCTTGTGTCGCTGCTCGATAATGCAAAATAA
- the pabA gene encoding aminodeoxychorismate/anthranilate synthase component II: MILMIDNYDSFTYNLVQYLGEMGEELVVRRNDKIEIEEIETVLKPEMIMISPGPCTPNEAGISLDVIRTFSGRIPILGVCLGHQAIAQAFGGVVKKADQFMHGKTSYIQHDKRTLFKELHQPLRVTRYHSLIVERETLPSCFDISAETASGEIMAIRHKEYALEGVQFHPEAILTSEGKRMLRQFVETYKGGVSCTLV, from the coding sequence ATGATCTTAATGATTGATAACTATGATTCCTTTACGTATAACCTAGTGCAATATTTAGGAGAAATGGGCGAAGAACTAGTTGTTCGACGCAATGATAAAATTGAGATTGAAGAAATTGAAACGGTGCTGAAACCAGAAATGATTATGATTTCGCCAGGCCCTTGTACGCCGAATGAGGCAGGTATTAGCTTGGATGTCATTCGTACGTTTAGTGGAAGGATACCGATATTAGGCGTCTGTCTTGGTCATCAAGCTATTGCACAAGCATTCGGTGGAGTTGTAAAGAAGGCTGATCAGTTCATGCATGGTAAAACCTCTTACATTCAACATGACAAACGAACGTTATTTAAAGAGTTGCATCAGCCACTAAGAGTAACCCGGTATCACTCTCTTATCGTTGAACGGGAAACCCTCCCGTCTTGCTTTGACATAAGTGCAGAGACAGCATCAGGAGAAATTATGGCGATTCGTCATAAAGAGTATGCGTTAGAGGGCGTTCAATTCCATCCGGAAGCGATCCTGACGAGTGAAGGAAAGAGGATGTTGCGTCAATTTGTCGAAACGTATAAAGGTGGGGTTTCGTGTACATTAGTGTAA
- the folP gene encoding dihydropteroate synthase — MSKRLDMEVKQGSRTKIMGILNVTPDSFSDGGKFNQVDAAIDRVADMIEAGADLIDIGGESTRPGYTPVSVEEEIERTSPVIEKLVERFEVPISIDTFKAKTAEAALKAGASIINDVWGAKADPQMARIAVEYEVPIILMHNRDQTPYGVFMNDVLADLSQSISICTNAGVKAEHIWLDPGVGFAKTYEQNLEVMRELNQIVDLGFPVLLGTSRKSFIAKTLQLPVDERVEGTGATVCLGITKGVSVVRVHDVKEMKRMALMMDTMLQRSDEVG; from the coding sequence ATGAGTAAGCGGCTTGATATGGAAGTAAAGCAAGGATCAAGAACGAAAATAATGGGAATTCTTAACGTAACGCCAGATTCATTTTCTGATGGGGGTAAATTTAATCAGGTCGATGCAGCGATTGATCGAGTAGCTGATATGATTGAAGCAGGCGCTGATTTAATTGATATTGGCGGTGAATCAACCCGTCCTGGATACACGCCAGTCTCTGTAGAAGAAGAAATTGAACGGACCAGTCCGGTGATCGAAAAATTAGTTGAGCGCTTTGAGGTTCCCATTTCCATTGATACGTTTAAAGCAAAAACAGCAGAAGCGGCATTAAAAGCAGGGGCTTCTATAATTAATGATGTTTGGGGTGCAAAGGCGGATCCGCAAATGGCTCGTATAGCTGTTGAATACGAAGTACCCATTATTTTGATGCATAATCGGGATCAAACTCCGTACGGGGTGTTTATGAATGATGTGTTAGCCGATTTATCACAAAGTATATCTATTTGTACAAATGCTGGTGTAAAAGCCGAACACATTTGGCTAGATCCAGGTGTTGGTTTTGCGAAAACATATGAACAGAACTTAGAAGTGATGCGGGAGCTAAACCAAATTGTTGATTTAGGGTTCCCTGTTTTACTTGGTACGTCCAGGAAATCATTCATTGCTAAAACGCTGCAGTTGCCTGTCGATGAAAGAGTAGAAGGTACTGGCGCAACCGTTTGTTTAGGCATAACGAAAGGCGTGAGTGTTGTGCGCGTTCACGATGTAAAAGAGATGAAGCGAATGGCTCTGATGATGGATACCATGCTACAAAGGAGCGATGAAGTTGGATAA
- a CDS encoding anthranilate synthase component I family protein has translation MDGGKNVSDRLTKTMTLPMPSNEWFGAFRRLTEKEQHYAVLESGRSGRYSIMGLKPEAIIEGKDRTLTVQTNGTTKTYDGELLESVELVLKSYQVNEPLLGEGPPIQGGALGYISYDYVRQIETLATNAVDDLQLPEVYFMIFENVFVYDHEQKVLWICVNGNDERELEKRLMDYETIWSQGGLQPTEHDHDTFAGSEESSSLVGTMSEEEFAKAVERIQTYISEGDVFQVNLSVRHHKRNNIPPIYIYEALRELNPSPYMSYIHAPERQVVSASPELLVKKRNGELSTRPIAGTRSRGKSEAEDQRLKEELLANEKEIAEHVMLVDLERNDLGRVSEYGSVEVDELLVVEKYSHVMHLVSNVKSKLAEGHSLYDCIRAVFPGGTITGAPKVRTMEIIEELEPVRRGLYTGAIGWIGFHGDMELNIVIRTMICQGDYAYVQAGAGVVIDSNPLAEYKESLKKAKALWRAYDIAKERAKTE, from the coding sequence ATGGACGGGGGAAAGAATGTGTCTGATCGTTTAACAAAGACAATGACGTTGCCAATGCCATCAAATGAATGGTTTGGCGCATTTCGACGACTAACAGAAAAAGAACAACATTATGCTGTATTAGAAAGTGGACGTTCTGGACGATATAGCATTATGGGACTAAAACCAGAAGCCATTATTGAAGGGAAAGATAGAACGTTAACTGTTCAAACAAATGGAACAACGAAAACGTATGACGGGGAATTATTAGAGAGTGTCGAACTCGTTTTAAAATCGTATCAAGTGAATGAACCATTGCTAGGGGAAGGCCCCCCTATTCAAGGGGGAGCGCTAGGCTATATTAGCTATGATTATGTACGCCAAATTGAAACATTAGCGACAAATGCAGTAGACGATTTACAATTGCCCGAAGTGTATTTTATGATCTTCGAAAATGTTTTTGTGTATGACCATGAACAAAAAGTGCTTTGGATTTGTGTGAATGGCAATGATGAAAGGGAATTAGAAAAGCGGTTAATGGATTATGAAACCATTTGGTCCCAGGGAGGGCTACAGCCGACAGAGCATGACCATGACACCTTTGCTGGTTCTGAGGAATCGTCTTCATTGGTTGGCACAATGAGTGAAGAAGAATTTGCAAAAGCGGTTGAGCGAATACAGACGTATATTAGCGAGGGAGATGTCTTCCAAGTAAACCTGTCTGTCCGTCATCATAAACGAAACAACATTCCGCCTATTTACATCTATGAAGCATTAAGAGAGCTTAATCCTTCTCCGTATATGAGCTACATTCATGCTCCAGAACGACAAGTTGTTAGTGCTTCTCCTGAACTACTAGTGAAAAAAAGAAACGGTGAATTGAGTACAAGGCCAATTGCCGGTACACGATCAAGAGGCAAGTCCGAAGCAGAAGATCAACGTCTTAAAGAAGAACTTCTCGCTAACGAAAAAGAAATCGCTGAGCACGTAATGCTTGTGGATTTAGAACGAAACGACCTTGGAAGAGTGAGTGAATATGGGAGTGTTGAAGTAGACGAACTACTAGTAGTGGAAAAATACTCTCACGTCATGCACTTAGTTTCAAATGTTAAAAGCAAGCTTGCGGAAGGTCATTCGTTGTATGACTGTATTCGGGCTGTTTTTCCTGGAGGCACGATTACAGGGGCGCCAAAAGTGAGGACGATGGAAATTATTGAAGAGTTAGAACCTGTAAGAAGAGGTCTATACACAGGTGCGATCGGGTGGATTGGTTTCCATGGTGATATGGAGTTAAATATCGTCATTCGCACGATGATTTGCCAAGGTGATTATGCTTATGTTCAAGCCGGTGCCGGTGTTGTCATTGATTCAAATCCACTAGCCGAGTACAAGGAATCCCTAAAAAAAGCAAAAGCACTGTGGCGTGCTTATGATATTGCTAAAGAAAGGGCGAAAACCGAATAA
- the folB gene encoding dihydroneopterin aldolase: MDKIYMNQLSFYGYHGVFTEENTLGQRFLVDLILELDLEKAAADDELEESVDYGEIYKSVKKIVEGKPVKLVETIAKAICDELLESYEKVFACTVKVIKPDPPIPGHYQSVAVELRRGRNE; encoded by the coding sequence TTGGATAAAATCTATATGAATCAACTTTCTTTTTACGGTTATCACGGGGTGTTCACTGAAGAAAATACATTAGGACAACGATTTTTAGTTGATTTAATCCTCGAATTGGACTTAGAAAAGGCTGCAGCCGATGATGAGTTAGAAGAATCGGTTGATTATGGAGAAATCTATAAAAGCGTTAAGAAAATTGTTGAAGGAAAGCCAGTTAAACTCGTGGAAACAATTGCAAAAGCAATCTGTGATGAACTCCTTGAGTCCTATGAAAAAGTATTTGCGTGTACGGTTAAAGTAATTAAGCCAGATCCGCCTATACCTGGTCACTATCAGTCAGTGGCAGTGGAATTAAGAAGAGGTCGAAATGAGTAA
- the pabC gene encoding aminodeoxychorismate lyase, whose translation MYISVNGQIVQDTEASISPYDHGFLYGLGLFETFAVRNDAIFLLDHHLTRLNVSVKELGFNYVLTEDVVYRTVRKLLKKNGLQEAYIRWNVSAGIREIGLANEPFLDPQEIVYVKVLPPLPVAAKRLVSLKLNRNSIEGIRRYKSHHYLNNVLAKKELGNQPNTEGLFYTAEGYAAEGIVSNLFFVKNDSVYTPSLETGILNGVTRQYVIAWCEQNQKRVEEGFYTKEEIAQADEVFLTNAIQGIVAVHTFDHQSLPSNTITEQLATSYQLAIKMEERIENE comes from the coding sequence GTGTACATTAGTGTAAACGGGCAAATTGTACAGGATACAGAAGCATCTATATCACCCTACGATCATGGTTTTCTTTATGGATTAGGGTTATTTGAAACATTTGCTGTAAGAAATGATGCTATTTTTCTTCTAGATCATCATCTGACACGGCTTAATGTAAGTGTTAAAGAATTAGGGTTTAACTACGTTCTTACAGAAGACGTTGTCTATCGTACTGTTCGCAAGCTTCTTAAGAAAAATGGGTTACAAGAAGCTTATATACGCTGGAATGTGTCAGCTGGTATTCGGGAGATTGGGTTGGCTAACGAGCCATTCCTCGACCCGCAGGAAATTGTATATGTAAAAGTATTACCCCCCTTGCCTGTCGCAGCCAAGCGGTTGGTTTCGTTAAAGCTTAACAGAAATTCAATTGAGGGGATAAGGCGTTATAAATCACATCATTATTTAAACAATGTGTTGGCTAAAAAAGAACTAGGTAATCAACCGAATACAGAAGGGCTTTTTTATACAGCAGAAGGATATGCAGCAGAGGGGATTGTTTCAAATCTGTTTTTTGTGAAAAACGATAGCGTGTATACACCGAGCCTTGAAACGGGTATTTTAAATGGAGTGACTCGGCAATACGTGATAGCGTGGTGCGAACAGAATCAAAAGAGAGTCGAAGAAGGTTTTTACACAAAAGAAGAGATTGCTCAAGCTGACGAAGTATTTTTAACAAATGCTATACAAGGCATTGTGGCTGTTCATACATTTGATCATCAATCGCTACCGAGCAATACGATTACGGAGCAACTAGCAACATCGTACCAATTAGCGATAAAGATGGAAGAGAGGATAGAGAATGAGTAA
- the folK gene encoding 2-amino-4-hydroxy-6-hydroxymethyldihydropteridine diphosphokinase — protein MSNQVFIALGSNLGNREQNLMSAVERLQADESIQVVRASSIYETDPVGYEEQGPFLNMVIEAATVYHPLELLEMTQEIELVLGREREILNGPRTVDLDLLLYEDVRLDVDGLQIPHPRMWDRAFVLVPLAEIAPKIKSEKSGLPLSKVINKQFNDKEGVRWWKQWNGVGTYEPIES, from the coding sequence ATGAGTAATCAAGTATTTATTGCACTCGGATCTAATTTAGGAAATCGGGAACAGAACTTAATGTCTGCGGTTGAACGACTGCAAGCTGATGAAAGCATTCAAGTTGTTCGAGCCTCCTCAATATATGAAACCGATCCCGTCGGGTACGAAGAGCAAGGTCCGTTTTTAAACATGGTAATTGAGGCGGCAACCGTTTATCATCCGCTTGAGCTGTTGGAAATGACGCAAGAAATTGAACTCGTATTGGGTCGAGAGAGAGAGATACTGAATGGACCAAGAACAGTGGATCTTGATCTTTTACTATATGAAGATGTAAGACTGGATGTAGATGGTTTGCAAATTCCACATCCAAGAATGTGGGATCGTGCGTTCGTGTTAGTTCCTCTAGCTGAAATTGCACCTAAGATAAAAAGCGAAAAAAGCGGTTTACCTCTAAGTAAAGTCATAAACAAGCAGTTTAATGATAAAGAGGGTGTGAGATGGTGGAAGCAATGGAATGGGGTAGGAACATACGAGCCTATCGAAAGTTAA
- the lysS gene encoding lysine--tRNA ligase encodes MTEELELHDLLAVRKDKLNQLYEQGVDPFGGKFNRTHTSQQVIDQFDAYTKEELEDKEEKVVLAGRLMTKRGKGKAGFAHIQDLTGQIQMYVRQDAVGEASYDLFKSLDIGDMVGIVGGPFKTKVGEMSVKVTELTLLGKSLRPLPDKYHGLKDVEQRYRQRYLDLITSPDSRKTFITRSKIIQVMRRYLDDQGFLEVETPMMHSIPGGASARPFVTHHNTLDMELYMRIAIELHLKRLIVGGLEKVYEIGRVFRNEGVSTRHNPEFTMIELYEAYADYKDIMALTEGVIAHIAKEVLGTTTVPYGDYEVNLAPGWTRIHMVDAIKEKTGVDFWQEMSDEEARAFAKEHGVPVKETMSFGHVVNEFFEHFVEESLIQPTFVYGHPLAISPLAKKNEEDPRFTDRFELFIVGREHANAFSELNDPIDQRKRFEAQLVEREQGDDEAHMMDEDFVEALEYGMPPTGGLGIGIDRLVMLLTNAPSIRDVLLFPQMRNREQGE; translated from the coding sequence TTGACGGAAGAATTAGAGCTACATGATTTATTGGCTGTACGAAAAGACAAGCTAAATCAGTTATATGAACAAGGTGTTGATCCATTTGGTGGAAAGTTTAATCGTACTCATACATCACAGCAAGTGATCGACCAATTTGATGCGTATACAAAAGAAGAGCTAGAAGATAAAGAAGAAAAGGTCGTGTTAGCTGGTCGATTAATGACAAAGCGCGGCAAAGGAAAAGCTGGATTTGCGCACATTCAAGATTTAACTGGACAAATTCAAATGTATGTTCGCCAAGATGCAGTTGGCGAAGCCTCCTATGATTTATTTAAGTCTCTTGATATTGGAGATATGGTTGGGATTGTTGGGGGTCCTTTTAAAACAAAAGTGGGCGAGATGTCCGTAAAAGTGACAGAACTGACGTTATTAGGGAAGTCATTACGTCCTTTACCGGATAAATATCATGGCTTAAAAGATGTGGAGCAACGTTACCGTCAGCGTTATCTTGACCTTATTACAAGTCCAGACTCACGAAAAACATTTATAACTCGTAGTAAGATTATTCAAGTGATGCGTCGCTATCTTGACGATCAAGGTTTCTTAGAGGTCGAGACACCGATGATGCACAGCATTCCAGGTGGAGCGTCTGCACGTCCATTTGTGACACATCATAACACGTTAGATATGGAACTTTATATGAGAATTGCCATTGAGCTTCATTTAAAGCGTCTAATCGTCGGTGGATTGGAAAAAGTATATGAAATTGGCCGTGTATTTAGAAATGAGGGAGTATCAACCCGTCATAATCCTGAATTCACAATGATTGAACTATATGAAGCTTATGCAGATTACAAAGACATCATGGCGTTAACAGAAGGGGTTATTGCACATATTGCAAAAGAAGTGCTTGGTACAACGACGGTTCCTTATGGTGACTATGAAGTAAACCTTGCTCCTGGTTGGACACGTATTCATATGGTAGATGCCATTAAAGAAAAAACAGGTGTCGATTTTTGGCAAGAGATGAGTGATGAAGAAGCACGCGCCTTTGCAAAAGAACATGGTGTCCCTGTTAAAGAAACAATGAGCTTTGGGCATGTCGTAAACGAATTCTTTGAACACTTTGTTGAAGAGTCTCTTATTCAGCCAACATTTGTTTATGGACACCCGCTTGCGATTTCGCCTTTAGCGAAAAAGAATGAGGAAGATCCGCGTTTTACTGATCGTTTTGAGTTATTCATTGTTGGTCGTGAACACGCAAATGCATTTTCTGAGTTAAATGATCCAATTGATCAGCGTAAACGTTTTGAAGCTCAGTTAGTAGAAAGAGAGCAAGGAGACGATGAGGCGCACATGATGGATGAAGACTTCGTGGAAGCGCTGGAGTATGGTATGCCGCCAACAGGTGGTCTAGGAATCGGGATAGACCGATTAGTTATGCTCTTGACGAATGCTCCATCAATACGTGATGTCCTATTGTTTCCGCAAATGAGAAACAGAGAACAAGGAGAATAA
- the cysK gene encoding cysteine synthase A, producing the protein MTVVNNITELIGNTPLVKLNRLTSEEHADVYLKLEYQNPGSSVKDRIALAMINAAEEAGELKPGTVIVEPTSGNTGIGLAMVAAAKGYKTKLVMPETMSLERRNLLRAYGADLVLTPGPEGMGGAIRKATELASEDGHFMPQQFENGANPKIHRETTGKELLQQVDGQLDGFVAGIGTGGTITGAGGLLKENFPHLKVVAIEPQDSPVLSGGKPGPHKLQGIGPGFVPGILNTEIYDEVLKVSTDEAFEYARRAAKEEGILGGISSGAAIYGALQLAKELGPGKKVVAIIPSNGERYLSTPLYQFEEEEAKA; encoded by the coding sequence ATGACGGTCGTCAACAACATTACTGAATTAATTGGTAATACCCCATTGGTTAAGTTAAATCGTTTAACATCAGAAGAGCATGCAGATGTTTACTTGAAGTTAGAATATCAAAACCCTGGAAGCAGTGTAAAAGACCGAATTGCCCTTGCTATGATTAATGCAGCAGAAGAAGCTGGAGAGTTAAAGCCTGGAACTGTTATTGTCGAGCCAACTAGTGGTAACACAGGAATTGGTCTAGCGATGGTTGCAGCGGCGAAAGGATACAAGACTAAGCTTGTTATGCCGGAAACGATGAGCTTAGAAAGAAGAAACTTATTAAGAGCATACGGTGCAGACCTTGTATTAACACCTGGGCCAGAAGGTATGGGTGGAGCCATTCGTAAGGCAACAGAACTAGCTAGTGAAGATGGCCATTTCATGCCGCAACAATTTGAAAACGGTGCAAACCCTAAAATTCACCGTGAGACAACAGGAAAAGAGTTGTTACAACAAGTAGATGGTCAACTTGACGGTTTTGTGGCTGGTATTGGAACTGGGGGAACGATTACAGGGGCTGGCGGCTTGTTAAAAGAAAACTTCCCACACTTAAAGGTAGTTGCTATTGAACCTCAGGATTCACCGGTTTTATCTGGTGGAAAGCCTGGTCCCCATAAATTGCAGGGAATTGGACCTGGATTTGTTCCTGGTATCTTAAATACAGAAATATATGATGAAGTACTAAAAGTATCAACGGATGAAGCGTTTGAGTATGCAAGAAGAGCAGCAAAAGAAGAGGGGATTTTAGGTGGAATTTCTTCTGGTGCAGCTATTTATGGAGCGCTTCAACTGGCGAAGGAATTAGGTCCAGGTAAAAAAGTGGTTGCGATTATTCCTTCAAATGGAGAGCGTTACCTAAGCACACCGCTGTATCAATTTGAAGAAGAAGAAGCAAAAGCATAA
- a CDS encoding helix-turn-helix domain-containing protein: MEAMEWGRNIRAYRKLKGYTQQDFAKEIHVSVSLLGEIERGIRNPDDELINRICTSLDVTKEDMMQL, from the coding sequence GTGGAAGCAATGGAATGGGGTAGGAACATACGAGCCTATCGAAAGTTAAAAGGATATACACAGCAGGATTTTGCAAAAGAAATCCATGTATCTGTTTCTTTACTAGGAGAGATTGAACGTGGTATTCGAAACCCTGATGATGAATTAATAAATCGAATTTGTACAAGCTTAGATGTTACAAAAGAGGATATGATGCAGCTCTGA